The Brassica oleracea var. oleracea cultivar TO1000 chromosome C6, BOL, whole genome shotgun sequence genome includes a region encoding these proteins:
- the LOC106300737 gene encoding uncharacterized protein LOC106300737 isoform X1 produces the protein MDSSAWEIIHIPDKPAFSPEHQPTLKVYASVIKPKCANTIVRQLCKIAPLEDLRHVKRVRRKILPDHGEPQLTVILCLAPEHNDHSKEMPPDVQKLVGPYELSPFITEVCKYAAVSKEEWEEQCKIWPTSFHPPTYNIDGIGGFSEEDTQSICKFMSVAINLAVSSHKPLVNAAVIVDPSVKRIIATETDQVYPSFPCDMTTSETIPFNGTGESNHCQSIDRVINGSSEICLNGVLEKLNGSSSAVACLNPWQWSLHPHDADKCSQWHPLRHASIVAIESSAARDRHLFPNSSEGFSLDHSQPSNADSPAKKQKTSSNSPDVQNDSSREAALRDASIEKPYLCTGYDIFLLWEPCTMCAMALVHQRIKRIFYAFPNPTAGGLGSVHRLQGEKSLNHHYAVFRVLLPGHAHNALEEIKGLKHVTAES, from the exons ATGGATTCAAGTGCATGGGAAATCATCCATATACCTGATAAGCCTGCATTCTCACCTGAGCATCAGCCCACCT TGAAGGTGTATGCGAGTGTAATCAAGCCCAAATGTGCCAATACTATAGTGAG GCAGTTATGTAAGATTGCTCCTCTTGAAGATCTTCGTCATGTTAAAAGGGTGCGGAGGAAGATTCTTCCAGATCATG GGGAACCTCAGTTGACTGTCATCTTATGTCTAGCACCTGAGCACAACGATCATTCGAAGGAAATGCCACCTGATGTGCAGAAACTCGTCGGTCCCTATGAGTTGAGTCCTTTTATTACGGAA GTATGCAAATATGCTGCAGTATCGAAAGAGGAGTGGGAAGAACAATGTAAGATATGGCCAACTTCATTTCATCCTCCAACCTA CAATATAGATGGTATAGGTGGATTCAGTGAGGAGGACACACAATCAATCTGCAAGTTCATGAGTGTTGCCATTAACTTGGCAGTTTCTAGTCATAAGCCT CTTGTAAATGCTGCAGTAATAGTTGATCCTTCAGTTAAGCGGATAATAGCTACCGAAACTGATCAAGTATATCCATCATTTCCTTGCGACATGACTACCTCAGAGACCATTCCCTTCAATGGAACAGGGGAATCTAATCACTGTCAGAGTATAGATAGAGTGATTAACGGTAGTTCAGAGATATGCTTAAACGGCGTACTTGAAAAACTGAATGGTTCGTCGTCTGCTGTTGCTTGTCTGAATCCTTGGCAATGGAGCTTGCATCCACATGATGCTGATAAGTGTAGCCAATGGCACCCTCTAAGGCATGCTTCCATAGTTGCCATTGAATCATCTGCAGCAAGAGATAGGCATCTGTTTCCCAATTCATCCGAGGGTTTTAGTCTGGATCATTCGCAACCCTCAAATGCTGATTCACCAGCTAAAAAGCAGAAAACAAGCAGTAACAGTCCAGAT GTCCAAAATGACAGCAGCAGAGAAGCAGCTCTTAGAGATGCTTCAATTGAAAAGCCCTACCTCTGCACTGGTTATGACATTTTCTTGCTTTGGGAGCCTTGTACAAT GTGTGCTATGGCGCTCGTGCATCAAAGAATAAAACGAATATTCTATGCTTTTCCAAACCCCACGGCAGGCGGTCTCGGGAGTGTTCATAGACTTCAAGGAGAGAAGAGTTTAAATCACCATTATGCAGTGTTCAGAGTTTTGCTGCCTGGTCATGCCCATAATGCACTAGAAGAGATCAAGGGTCTAAAACATGTTACAGCCGAGTCATAG
- the LOC106300737 gene encoding uncharacterized protein LOC106300737 isoform X2, whose amino-acid sequence MCQYYSELCKIAPLEDLRHVKRVRRKILPDHGEPQLTVILCLAPEHNDHSKEMPPDVQKLVGPYELSPFITEVCKYAAVSKEEWEEQCKIWPTSFHPPTYNIDGIGGFSEEDTQSICKFMSVAINLAVSSHKPLVNAAVIVDPSVKRIIATETDQVYPSFPCDMTTSETIPFNGTGESNHCQSIDRVINGSSEICLNGVLEKLNGSSSAVACLNPWQWSLHPHDADKCSQWHPLRHASIVAIESSAARDRHLFPNSSEGFSLDHSQPSNADSPAKKQKTSSNSPDVQNDSSREAALRDASIEKPYLCTGYDIFLLWEPCTMCAMALVHQRIKRIFYAFPNPTAGGLGSVHRLQGEKSLNHHYAVFRVLLPGHAHNALEEIKGLKHVTAES is encoded by the exons ATGTGCCAATACTATAGTGAG TTATGTAAGATTGCTCCTCTTGAAGATCTTCGTCATGTTAAAAGGGTGCGGAGGAAGATTCTTCCAGATCATG GGGAACCTCAGTTGACTGTCATCTTATGTCTAGCACCTGAGCACAACGATCATTCGAAGGAAATGCCACCTGATGTGCAGAAACTCGTCGGTCCCTATGAGTTGAGTCCTTTTATTACGGAA GTATGCAAATATGCTGCAGTATCGAAAGAGGAGTGGGAAGAACAATGTAAGATATGGCCAACTTCATTTCATCCTCCAACCTA CAATATAGATGGTATAGGTGGATTCAGTGAGGAGGACACACAATCAATCTGCAAGTTCATGAGTGTTGCCATTAACTTGGCAGTTTCTAGTCATAAGCCT CTTGTAAATGCTGCAGTAATAGTTGATCCTTCAGTTAAGCGGATAATAGCTACCGAAACTGATCAAGTATATCCATCATTTCCTTGCGACATGACTACCTCAGAGACCATTCCCTTCAATGGAACAGGGGAATCTAATCACTGTCAGAGTATAGATAGAGTGATTAACGGTAGTTCAGAGATATGCTTAAACGGCGTACTTGAAAAACTGAATGGTTCGTCGTCTGCTGTTGCTTGTCTGAATCCTTGGCAATGGAGCTTGCATCCACATGATGCTGATAAGTGTAGCCAATGGCACCCTCTAAGGCATGCTTCCATAGTTGCCATTGAATCATCTGCAGCAAGAGATAGGCATCTGTTTCCCAATTCATCCGAGGGTTTTAGTCTGGATCATTCGCAACCCTCAAATGCTGATTCACCAGCTAAAAAGCAGAAAACAAGCAGTAACAGTCCAGAT GTCCAAAATGACAGCAGCAGAGAAGCAGCTCTTAGAGATGCTTCAATTGAAAAGCCCTACCTCTGCACTGGTTATGACATTTTCTTGCTTTGGGAGCCTTGTACAAT GTGTGCTATGGCGCTCGTGCATCAAAGAATAAAACGAATATTCTATGCTTTTCCAAACCCCACGGCAGGCGGTCTCGGGAGTGTTCATAGACTTCAAGGAGAGAAGAGTTTAAATCACCATTATGCAGTGTTCAGAGTTTTGCTGCCTGGTCATGCCCATAATGCACTAGAAGAGATCAAGGGTCTAAAACATGTTACAGCCGAGTCATAG